The DNA window AGCCCTTCGCTCGAAAAATGCGGAGCAAGTGATCATTTGCAAAATTAATTTTGCTAAAAATTAAACGATATGTGTGCTTCATAATTTTCTGACTGCCTGCTATTTCTTCATTGTGTTGTTTCAGTAAGGAGAAAAATCGTTGCCATAGGATATTATCTTCACAGGAATGTTTTttgattaatttttctttttcaaatagtttaatatattcctttgaaatatttttataaaacctTTTTCCCCCTCTTGATGtgaattttgaatttttgatatatttatatattaattcattttcatCTTTATAATTAGCtgctttaaaaatttttattaacacgTTAGGTACATCATGTGGTTTTAAGGCaaggtaaaaatatattaatttggTTTTCAGTTTATCAGAAAttctgttatatatattataatcaattaaatcatattttttatcatatatttttgatatataatcAATTTTAAGAAAGTCAATGATATATCTTTTCCTTACCTCTACAGGTATACATAACCTTATACTCctcaaatatttaattaaaaaaatacgtaGTACTTTTAACCCTAACAcacaataaattttaaatttattatgttttataatatcatcCGTTAAATTTAATGTATGTTCAGTATTACCAAAAGGAATATTTTCATggtcatatgtatataaatttgtatataatttatttaaatttacacATACATCTTTGAACAATAAATGAGGCGAAACTTCCAAAAAGTTTCCTAGTCTCACCATTATGTCTTTACACTCTTCCTCAAAATTGAATTTTATGTGCTTTATCAGTTCAACACTATTCGTGAGTAACTCTTCACCTACAGTGTGTTTGTCATTGTTCTCGTCATTATGCACCACCCCTGAGAGATCCTCATTCTTACTTAGTATATCACGCGTATCCCACTTGTCATGCATATAACACGCATTAGCTGTATAATTACTTTGTTCCCCAACACCTAGACATCTGTTCGGAGTAACATCATCTCTTGTACTCAGTTTTCGCACGTCCGCTTTGATGTAATTATGGGCTCTTTCCCTCTTCATGCccttattatataaatttcgCACAAATAAGGCGGGGTTGTCCTTTTTTCCCTTTCCCCTACTTCTACTTCTTCCACTTCTGCTTCTTCTTCCCTTTTCCTTTCTCGCTAATTTTCCCCCTTCCCTTTTG is part of the Plasmodium malariae genome assembly, chromosome: 14 genome and encodes:
- the PmUG01_14060200 gene encoding conserved Plasmodium protein, unknown function — its product is MTINNKKRNKGKRKNSRKYICVFLVLLSYLFKTNECVIPNERISQLNVFAKTNRGVKILKFCKKVGTDKHYLFKCSDKREGGKLARKEKGRRSRSGRSRSRGKGKKDNPALFVRNLYNKGMKRERAHNYIKADVRKLSTRDDVTPNRCLGVGEQSNYTANACYMHDKWDTRDILSKNEDLSGVVHNDENNDKHTVGEELLTNSVELIKHIKFNFEEECKDIMVRLGNFLEVSPHLLFKDVCVNLNKLYTNLYTYDHENIPFGNTEHTLNLTDDIIKHNKFKIYCVLGLKVLRIFLIKYLRSIRLCIPVEVRKRYIIDFLKIDYISKIYDKKYDLIDYNIYNRISDKLKTKLIYFYLALKPHDVPNVLIKIFKAANYKDENELIYKYIKNSKFTSRGGKRFYKNISKEYIKLFEKEKLIKKHSCEDNILWQRFFSLLKQHNEEIAGSQKIMKHTYRLIFSKINFANDHLLRIFRAKGFHIFDHYEGSQKGRLTVENEVTSNGLSSNELEMGEEEATNGQAVPDSPMKQKLTIGHKREMCVINYINNLKKFIINYIERNKSIYHSFYLLKKNVDTPKNVYYDDMISRNTNIFHFTNSQNSKDIEKREDIQSGGNSHVSNNTMDEDYSNTHISSLDQGEKESRTIKEHDKDISKNDMEEKPREDNVLKQTNAQWKHVPYQKDANLYCDEIINNTIDNILDIMIEGAGFKNIKTLFGIYNSLKSNKDFKLIHFKDKF